A window from Dioscorea cayenensis subsp. rotundata cultivar TDr96_F1 chromosome 10, TDr96_F1_v2_PseudoChromosome.rev07_lg8_w22 25.fasta, whole genome shotgun sequence encodes these proteins:
- the LOC120270822 gene encoding 16.9 kDa class I heat shock protein 2-like translates to MSIIRRGSVFDPFPLDVWDPFGSSFSGFFNHALSVPRSNFVSDTAPFANTRIDWKETPEAHDFKADLPGFKKEEVKVEEVRVLQISGERSKELEEKNDKWHFVEWSSGKFLRRFRVPENAKVDQVKATMENGVLTMTVPMEEVKKPEIKSINISG, encoded by the coding sequence ATGTCGATCATTCGCAGGGGCAGCGTCTTCGACCCATTCCCTCTTGATGTGTGGGATCCATTTGGTAGCAGCTTCTCCGGTTTCTTCAACCATGCCCTGTCTGTGCCTCGCTCCAACTTCGTTAGTGACACTGCCCCCTTTGCCAACACTCGCATCGACTGGAAGGAGACGCCCGAGGCACACGACTTCAAGGCTGACCTCCCGGGATTTAAGAAGGAGGAGGTGAAAGTGGAAGAAGTGAGGGTCCTGCAGATCAGCGGAGAGCGGAGCAAGGAGCTAGAGGAGAAGAATGATAAGTGGCACTTTGTGGAGTGGAGCAGCGGCAAGTTCCTCAGGAGGTTCAGGGTGCCCGAAAATGCAAAGGTTGATCAGGTGAAGGCGACCATGGAGAATGGGGTGCTCACCATGACAGTGCCCATGGAAGAGGTTAAGAAGCCTGAGATCAAATCCATTAACATCTCTGGCTGA